The following are encoded in a window of Streptomyces sp. 11x1 genomic DNA:
- a CDS encoding XRE family transcriptional regulator, with translation MAQSISPQALVRQRLFRDMSVEELAAAVGVTSRAVRHWETGARAVGDRAFGRLLEVLRCDARELTGNEPGTETLADLRRVAGISTEEAASVLRRKRGAQGLHLSAEKIRDLERGRHVRGWMWRSPETLGQVARILAQVYGVPVRVVMDAWHRSRPDDPLPVLPARQARRPSEESMTAWQGLNDRQRTYLTCIFHQDQEAEEEQRQNRYVGARRQPAVEWRRMTLALSVPSDVVGYTRIQERLREAGVHDPGAGSSVAALERRGLIRVYRDRVHLDGLGDVPRTRVEMTRRGRAVTRVALGVSREAGPPAPLLSPWLWKIMVRVARAGVQGVDGSLAGRGPHYLAVGQSPDGRTPSRGFIVLRHPDGVAHGPYRWLLTDSGRRHITDHLDAYRALYPGIDTQGLEGVFD, from the coding sequence ATGGCGCAGTCAATCTCTCCCCAGGCCCTGGTACGCCAGCGACTGTTCAGGGACATGAGCGTGGAGGAGCTCGCTGCGGCCGTCGGTGTCACGTCACGTGCCGTGCGCCACTGGGAGACGGGAGCACGGGCCGTTGGCGATCGGGCTTTCGGACGGCTGCTGGAGGTGTTGCGCTGTGATGCTCGGGAGTTGACGGGCAACGAGCCAGGCACCGAGACCCTCGCGGACCTGCGCCGCGTCGCGGGCATCAGCACGGAAGAGGCCGCCTCAGTTCTGCGGCGCAAGCGGGGCGCACAGGGTCTGCATCTCAGCGCGGAGAAGATCCGGGACCTGGAACGCGGCCGGCACGTACGCGGCTGGATGTGGCGCTCTCCCGAAACCCTGGGGCAGGTGGCGCGCATATTGGCCCAGGTCTACGGGGTTCCCGTCCGGGTGGTGATGGACGCCTGGCACCGCAGCCGCCCGGACGACCCCCTCCCGGTACTTCCCGCGCGGCAGGCACGAAGGCCGTCCGAGGAATCGATGACCGCCTGGCAGGGTCTCAACGACCGGCAGCGCACCTACCTGACCTGCATCTTCCATCAGGACCAAGAGGCCGAGGAGGAGCAGCGGCAGAACCGCTACGTGGGAGCACGGCGCCAGCCGGCAGTCGAGTGGCGGCGTATGACGCTTGCCCTCTCCGTCCCGTCCGACGTTGTCGGCTACACCCGCATTCAGGAGCGGCTGCGCGAGGCCGGGGTGCATGATCCGGGAGCCGGATCTTCCGTGGCTGCTCTGGAGCGACGCGGCCTGATCCGCGTGTACCGGGACCGGGTGCATCTCGACGGACTAGGGGACGTGCCACGCACCAGGGTTGAGATGACCCGGCGTGGCAGGGCGGTGACCCGCGTGGCGCTCGGTGTCTCCCGCGAAGCGGGACCGCCCGCGCCGCTCCTGTCGCCGTGGTTGTGGAAGATCATGGTCCGTGTCGCACGCGCCGGGGTGCAGGGAGTGGACGGCAGTCTCGCCGGACGTGGACCGCACTACCTCGCGGTGGGGCAGAGCCCCGACGGGCGTACCCCGAGCAGGGGCTTCATCGTCCTTCGGCATCCGGACGGAGTGGCCCACGGGCCATACCGGTGGCTTCTCACCGACTCCGGTCGGCGCCACATCACCGACCACCTCGACGCCTACCGTGCCCTGTATCCCGGTATCGACACCCAGGGGCTCGAAGGTGTTTTCGATTAA
- a CDS encoding phosphotransferase, with protein MIFVDEAGWGETLTADVLEDRYGLVADIVEPVHMGTDTINRRVLTDDGLRLYVKQYPLMADLDEARNAWDMSEYCRAAKLPVPRVWPDTHDNLVTIAGGSAWAVVDEAPGRVNPSAMTVPLAEHIGVVMGRMHRVLAAYPLPKRVQQTRWRTEPVEDAVAKCDAVMARATRQGHDRLDHLRVDLDQRRGDLRAHVHLLREHLPERLAEQALHADLSRTNLITLADAVTGVIDFRCASAMPAWELGRAAFDPRTVATSTDWAACALAMARAYRSEHPSLPMREVRACARIALLYMLFSFYGATTAEYDLPGEAEADLKRHWRERQITIRRLLSDLEGIEDELTGLEANGDTS; from the coding sequence GTGATCTTTGTGGACGAAGCAGGCTGGGGCGAGACGTTGACCGCTGACGTGCTGGAAGACCGGTACGGGCTGGTCGCCGACATCGTCGAACCGGTGCACATGGGTACGGACACCATCAACCGGCGAGTCCTGACGGACGACGGGCTGCGGCTGTACGTCAAGCAGTACCCCTTGATGGCCGACCTGGACGAGGCGCGCAACGCGTGGGACATGTCGGAATACTGCCGGGCCGCGAAGCTCCCCGTTCCGCGGGTGTGGCCCGACACCCACGACAACCTGGTCACCATCGCGGGAGGCAGCGCATGGGCCGTGGTCGACGAGGCTCCCGGACGGGTGAACCCCTCGGCGATGACGGTCCCCCTCGCCGAGCACATCGGCGTCGTCATGGGACGCATGCACCGTGTGCTCGCCGCGTACCCGCTGCCGAAGCGGGTGCAGCAGACCCGCTGGCGGACCGAGCCCGTCGAGGACGCCGTAGCGAAGTGCGACGCCGTGATGGCCAGAGCCACGCGCCAAGGCCACGACCGTCTCGACCACCTACGCGTTGACCTCGACCAGCGGCGTGGGGACCTGCGGGCCCACGTCCACCTGTTGCGGGAACATCTGCCCGAGAGGCTGGCGGAACAGGCACTGCATGCGGATCTCAGCCGCACCAACCTGATCACCCTCGCCGACGCTGTCACCGGCGTCATCGACTTCCGCTGCGCCAGCGCTATGCCGGCCTGGGAGTTGGGGCGGGCGGCGTTCGACCCGCGCACCGTCGCCACCAGCACTGATTGGGCCGCTTGCGCACTGGCGATGGCCAGGGCCTACCGCTCGGAGCACCCCAGCCTCCCGATGCGGGAGGTGCGGGCATGCGCCCGGATCGCGCTGCTGTACATGCTGTTCAGCTTCTACGGCGCCACGACCGCCGAGTACGACCTGCCGGGGGAAGCGGAGGCGGATCTGAAGCGGCACTGGCGCGAGCGTCAGATCACCATCCGCCGCCTGCTCAGTGACCTTGAGGGCATCGAAGACGAGCTCACTGGCCTTGAGGCGAACGGAGACACGTCCTGA
- a CDS encoding aminoglycoside phosphotransferase family protein yields MSSALHHLVESVTDTYTVVAEHPRPGDIRPSVWEVNGPDGERWFGKLHAGAKLHHREVTAYQKWTVALGAGRAPELVASDTQTRTALITAVPGRGLDTLRLPAEQERAAYEQAGELLARFHTAAADEPTPAATEEAWDEAVAQLLDRTAAYVPEYDLAIVRTLAEEVPPSLPQVSQHGDYMPKNWMWDETEQRLRIIDFERAELLPAAYRDLSRLRYRILHHRPDLNAAFHHGYGRPLTTEELVACRAYGALDALDSLNWGIKHRDGGLVDEAHIMLENLRLETRKRVWGGWRT; encoded by the coding sequence ATGTCCAGCGCACTCCACCACCTGGTGGAGTCGGTGACCGACACGTACACGGTGGTCGCCGAGCACCCCAGGCCCGGCGACATCCGGCCTTCCGTCTGGGAGGTCAACGGGCCTGACGGCGAGAGGTGGTTCGGGAAGCTCCACGCGGGCGCGAAGCTCCACCACCGCGAGGTGACCGCGTACCAGAAGTGGACCGTGGCGCTGGGCGCCGGCCGTGCACCCGAGCTGGTCGCCTCGGACACGCAGACGCGCACCGCCTTGATCACCGCCGTGCCCGGACGCGGTCTCGACACCCTGCGCCTGCCGGCCGAGCAGGAACGGGCGGCCTACGAGCAGGCGGGCGAACTGCTCGCCCGGTTCCACACCGCGGCAGCCGACGAGCCGACGCCGGCAGCGACGGAGGAGGCGTGGGACGAGGCGGTCGCCCAACTGCTGGACCGTACGGCGGCGTACGTGCCGGAGTACGACCTCGCGATCGTGCGCACGCTCGCCGAGGAAGTCCCTCCGAGCCTGCCCCAGGTATCCCAGCACGGCGACTACATGCCCAAAAACTGGATGTGGGACGAGACCGAACAGCGTCTGCGGATCATCGACTTCGAAAGGGCCGAGCTTCTGCCCGCCGCCTACCGGGACCTGAGCCGACTGCGCTACCGGATCCTGCACCACCGCCCGGACCTCAACGCCGCCTTCCACCACGGATACGGTCGGCCCCTCACCACGGAGGAACTCGTCGCATGCCGGGCCTACGGGGCACTGGATGCTCTGGACTCGCTGAACTGGGGGATCAAGCACCGCGACGGCGGCCTGGTCGACGAGGCGCACATCATGCTGGAGAACCTTCGCCTGGAGACCCGCAAGAGGGTGTGGGGCGGGTGGCGTACGTGA
- a CDS encoding amino acid permease, which produces MSRVGASHRASFRKSDDAYLRELGYEPVLTRRMGPFGNFAISFSVISVLSGCMTLYGFGLNTGGPSVMLWGWVVVGAMVMFIGAALAEVTSAYPTSGALYYQAEQLGGRKWGWYTGWLNLLGLLGAIAGIDYGAALFAGALFNLQWGFVPTPGKIMVIFLCILALHLALNLLGVRLVSILNSISVWWHLGGVTVIVGALAIVPSHHQSSDFVFGEFVNNTGWSPLYAAVLGLLLAQYTFCGYDASAHLSEETTDAQVSASRGIIHAIGWSWLAGFVLLAGLTFAIQDYAGTVGTATGVPPAQIFLDALGVAGAKALLLVVIIAQLCCGNAETAAASRMVFAFSRDGALPGSHLWRQVDRRTGTPRMAVLLAVVCAAVLALPSLYSPVAYAAITSINVVGITPAYAIPIYLRVKNRDRFRPGPWNLGNWGVAVGTIAVVWVVFVTVLFCLPQTRPADGGLVSVETFNYAPIALLVVLALAWAWWRKQGSSYEVPAQNFDRSAATYENEVV; this is translated from the coding sequence GTGTCTCGTGTGGGCGCCAGTCATCGCGCGTCGTTTCGTAAGTCCGACGACGCGTACTTGCGGGAGCTTGGCTACGAGCCGGTACTGACCCGGCGGATGGGTCCGTTCGGGAATTTCGCGATCTCGTTCAGCGTCATCAGCGTTCTGTCCGGCTGCATGACCCTGTACGGATTCGGCCTGAACACCGGCGGTCCGTCGGTGATGTTGTGGGGCTGGGTCGTGGTGGGCGCGATGGTGATGTTCATCGGTGCCGCGCTGGCCGAGGTGACCTCGGCCTATCCGACCTCGGGGGCCTTGTACTACCAGGCGGAGCAGCTCGGCGGGCGGAAGTGGGGCTGGTACACGGGCTGGCTGAACCTGCTGGGCCTGCTCGGGGCGATCGCCGGCATCGACTATGGGGCCGCGCTGTTCGCGGGCGCCCTGTTCAACCTGCAGTGGGGATTCGTGCCAACGCCGGGCAAGATCATGGTGATCTTCCTGTGCATCCTTGCTCTGCACCTGGCCCTGAACCTGCTCGGGGTCCGGCTGGTCAGCATCCTCAACAGCATCAGCGTCTGGTGGCACCTCGGCGGCGTCACTGTGATCGTCGGCGCTCTGGCGATTGTCCCCTCCCACCACCAGTCCTCGGACTTCGTGTTCGGCGAGTTCGTCAACAACACCGGCTGGAGCCCCCTCTACGCGGCGGTGCTCGGTCTGCTGCTGGCCCAGTACACGTTCTGCGGTTACGACGCTTCCGCGCACCTGTCGGAGGAGACCACCGACGCCCAGGTGTCCGCGTCCCGCGGGATTATCCATGCGATCGGCTGGTCGTGGCTGGCCGGGTTCGTCCTGCTGGCCGGGCTCACGTTCGCGATCCAGGACTACGCGGGCACCGTGGGCACGGCGACGGGGGTGCCACCGGCCCAGATCTTCCTGGATGCCCTGGGCGTGGCGGGGGCGAAGGCACTGCTCCTGGTGGTGATCATCGCGCAGTTGTGCTGTGGCAATGCCGAGACCGCCGCGGCCAGCCGGATGGTGTTCGCGTTCTCGCGTGACGGGGCGCTGCCGGGCTCGCACCTGTGGCGGCAGGTCGATCGCCGTACCGGCACTCCGCGTATGGCCGTGCTGCTGGCGGTCGTGTGCGCCGCCGTGCTGGCCCTGCCGAGCCTGTACAGCCCGGTCGCGTACGCGGCGATCACCAGTATCAACGTGGTCGGCATCACCCCGGCGTACGCGATCCCGATCTACCTGCGCGTCAAGAACCGAGATCGTTTCCGGCCCGGCCCTTGGAACCTCGGCAACTGGGGCGTGGCCGTCGGCACGATCGCCGTTGTCTGGGTGGTGTTCGTGACGGTGCTGTTCTGTCTGCCGCAGACGCGCCCCGCCGACGGCGGCCTGGTGTCCGTGGAGACCTTCAACTACGCGCCGATCGCTCTGCTCGTCGTCCTCGCGCTGGCATGGGCGTGGTGGCGGAAGCAGGGCAGCTCGTACGAAGTGCCGGCCCAGAACTTCGACCGCTCGGCGGCCACGTACGAAAACGAGGTCGTCTGA
- a CDS encoding helix-turn-helix transcriptional regulator, with amino-acid sequence MNARPTRPPATLPLTPAQLRIVRKVADGESTNAIASELSISVGTINVQLKHCGQKLGVRGRAAVVHACFVTGQLQRPETAASPEVFSETEIETWRMVAIGATSQEFADRARISRDSALARARALRERVKAENDPHLVTLGWSCEVLDESLTEMASGTVLRVPTPR; translated from the coding sequence GTGAACGCCCGACCGACCCGCCCGCCGGCGACGCTTCCGCTGACACCCGCACAGCTTCGGATTGTCCGGAAGGTCGCGGACGGCGAGAGCACCAACGCGATCGCCTCCGAGCTGTCCATCAGCGTCGGCACGATCAACGTGCAGCTGAAGCACTGCGGACAGAAGCTTGGCGTGAGAGGCAGGGCTGCCGTCGTCCACGCCTGCTTCGTCACCGGGCAACTCCAGCGTCCCGAGACGGCCGCCTCCCCGGAGGTCTTCTCGGAAACGGAGATCGAGACGTGGCGGATGGTCGCGATCGGTGCGACGTCACAGGAGTTCGCGGACCGGGCCCGCATCAGCCGTGACAGCGCGCTGGCGCGGGCCAGGGCCCTGCGGGAGCGCGTCAAGGCCGAGAACGACCCGCACCTCGTGACGCTCGGCTGGAGCTGTGAGGTGCTCGATGAGTCCCTGACCGAGATGGCCTCCGGGACCGTCCTCCGCGTTCCCACCCCCAGATGA
- a CDS encoding glutamine synthetase family protein — protein MTRTTSGNGTVARLAAASVPEHGERSEKAFALSDLRNLVKSGAIDTVLLAVPDLQGRLKGKRYDAGHFLQRVAHHGAEVCAYILATDVDMSPADGFELTSWETGYQDLTVRPDLATLRIVPWMPRTVVVLGHAVHECGTPIGIAPRQILQHQLTRLARHGLHAKTGIETEFVLYKGTYMDAEQAGYQALQPLSTENLDYSLDHDPVSDRFFRRLHRALAGAGMPVEAIKTEAGPGQVEVTFPYGPALAACDQHLLFKHAVRALGQRARLTPTFMAAPETGRANGMHLHVSLWSKNLSQLHAPDDEFEPSPTGRYAIAGLLAGLPELGPFYAPNVNSYKRFTPGSFAPTTVSWGRDNRTCAVRVVGRGEGLHLEIRVPGADANPYLALSAVLAAMDHGIERRLPLEAEEMGNAYRTGGAPLPATLTDALSSFENSAFARAAFGDDVIEHRARLARLELDHDLRTVTDAERRRWLTRA, from the coding sequence ATGACGAGAACCACGAGCGGCAACGGCACCGTGGCACGCCTGGCTGCCGCGTCCGTCCCCGAGCACGGCGAGCGCTCCGAGAAAGCCTTCGCCCTGTCCGACCTGCGGAACCTCGTCAAGTCGGGCGCCATCGACACGGTGCTGCTCGCCGTCCCCGATCTACAGGGAAGGTTGAAGGGCAAGCGGTACGACGCCGGTCACTTCCTCCAGCGCGTCGCGCATCACGGCGCCGAGGTGTGCGCCTACATCCTGGCGACCGACGTCGACATGAGCCCGGCGGACGGCTTTGAACTGACCTCGTGGGAGACCGGCTATCAGGACCTGACGGTGCGGCCGGACCTGGCGACCCTGCGTATCGTGCCGTGGATGCCGCGCACCGTCGTCGTGCTCGGCCACGCCGTACACGAGTGCGGCACCCCCATCGGTATCGCGCCCCGCCAGATCCTGCAGCATCAGCTGACTCGGTTGGCCCGGCACGGCCTGCACGCCAAGACGGGGATCGAGACCGAGTTCGTCCTCTACAAGGGCACCTACATGGATGCTGAGCAGGCCGGATACCAAGCCCTGCAGCCCCTATCGACGGAGAACTTGGACTACTCCCTCGACCACGATCCAGTCTCCGACCGGTTCTTCCGCCGCCTGCACCGCGCGCTCGCCGGGGCTGGCATGCCCGTCGAGGCGATCAAAACCGAGGCGGGCCCCGGCCAGGTCGAGGTGACCTTCCCCTACGGGCCCGCACTGGCTGCCTGCGACCAGCACCTGCTGTTCAAGCACGCCGTACGAGCCCTGGGCCAACGGGCCCGACTGACACCGACGTTCATGGCCGCCCCCGAGACCGGCCGGGCCAACGGCATGCATCTGCATGTGTCGCTGTGGTCGAAGAACCTCAGCCAACTCCACGCCCCTGATGATGAGTTCGAGCCTTCCCCGACCGGAAGGTACGCGATCGCCGGCCTGCTCGCCGGCCTGCCGGAGCTGGGCCCGTTCTACGCGCCGAACGTCAACTCCTACAAGCGGTTCACACCTGGCTCGTTCGCCCCGACCACTGTCAGCTGGGGACGGGACAACCGTACGTGTGCCGTCCGCGTCGTCGGCCGCGGTGAAGGACTCCATCTGGAGATCCGGGTACCGGGCGCCGACGCCAACCCGTACCTGGCCCTGTCCGCGGTCCTGGCGGCCATGGACCACGGCATCGAACGCCGGCTGCCCCTCGAAGCAGAAGAGATGGGCAACGCCTACCGCACAGGCGGCGCCCCTCTGCCCGCCACGCTCACCGATGCCCTGTCGTCCTTCGAGAACAGTGCCTTCGCGCGTGCGGCGTTCGGCGATGACGTCATAGAGCATCGCGCCCGGCTCGCCCGCCTGGAACTCGACCACGACCTGCGGACGGTCACCGATGCCGAGCGGCGGCGATGGCTGACCCGCGCCTGA
- a CDS encoding ABC transporter ATP-binding protein: MTTIPKPTATTAPTDEAEVSDEELKFVIPGDRRIEAANAITTRAMARRLPQLIRRSLALGWQVDRAAVIALLCVQLLSGVLEAFGLMATTGVIKPLIASQHISGDQLRSAVPSLVVLSGAIGLRALLGIASTALSARLAPRIAREAELELLDAATKAELAAYDNPGYNDRWDAADRGVEVSRDLLTQAQYILAASASLIASAFVLTAVHPILLPLLLLAALPKGVASVRAARISYIASLATTKDRRLLGMLRWYLVDKQIADQVRSGTMAPFLLDKYRTAGARIDRTTDQATWRSARISLVGGAAGGLAHAVVWVALALLVSAGQISVAALGTAFLALGRVSAGLDGVVGYGAQLFRTGMYLDDWADFIDEAGGHRIDRGPQAPAAPTVVCAENITFQYPSADRPALDDVSLEVRRGEVIALVGENGSGKTTLSKILSALYLPDQGAVSWDGTDTRDLDAHATWERVAVVPQSYANWPLSARENITLGQATEEGDAAVLAAAHAAGADEVIDGLRSGLNTLLAKEWWGGQELSGGQWQRIALARAFHRPAGLLVLDEPTAALDPRAEHRIFTGLRRLAADRAVVLVTHRLTNVTIADRIVVLDKGRVIQHGTPEELLAQKEGLFRELWDLQNERTGRVPAPTNSDQHVEPNQSALF; the protein is encoded by the coding sequence ATGACAACCATCCCGAAGCCCACCGCGACAACCGCGCCGACCGACGAGGCGGAGGTCTCGGATGAGGAACTGAAGTTCGTCATCCCCGGCGACCGCCGTATCGAGGCCGCCAACGCGATCACGACCCGTGCGATGGCCCGGCGTCTGCCCCAACTGATCCGCCGGTCCCTCGCACTGGGCTGGCAGGTCGACCGCGCCGCAGTCATCGCCCTGCTGTGCGTGCAACTCCTCTCGGGGGTACTTGAAGCGTTTGGGCTGATGGCCACCACCGGGGTGATCAAGCCGCTGATCGCCTCGCAGCACATCAGCGGCGACCAGCTCCGCTCCGCCGTACCTTCCCTTGTCGTCCTGTCGGGGGCCATCGGTCTGCGCGCCCTGCTGGGTATTGCCTCCACCGCGCTGTCGGCCCGGCTGGCCCCGCGTATCGCCCGGGAGGCCGAACTCGAGCTCCTCGACGCGGCGACCAAGGCGGAACTCGCCGCGTACGACAACCCTGGATACAACGACCGCTGGGATGCGGCCGACCGGGGAGTGGAAGTCTCCAGGGACCTCCTCACCCAAGCCCAGTACATCCTCGCCGCATCGGCATCGCTGATCGCCTCAGCGTTTGTCCTGACCGCTGTGCACCCGATCCTTCTGCCGCTGCTCCTCCTGGCGGCCCTGCCGAAGGGCGTGGCCAGCGTACGTGCGGCGCGCATCAGTTACATCGCCTCGCTCGCCACGACCAAGGACCGGCGGCTGCTGGGCATGCTGCGCTGGTACCTGGTCGACAAGCAGATCGCCGACCAGGTCCGCTCCGGCACCATGGCACCGTTCCTGCTCGACAAGTACCGCACGGCCGGGGCGCGGATCGACAGGACCACCGACCAGGCCACCTGGCGCTCGGCCAGGATCTCCCTGGTGGGTGGGGCTGCGGGAGGTCTCGCCCACGCGGTGGTGTGGGTGGCCCTGGCGCTGCTGGTGTCCGCCGGGCAGATCTCGGTCGCCGCCCTCGGCACCGCGTTCCTCGCATTGGGCCGCGTCAGCGCGGGACTGGACGGGGTCGTCGGCTACGGGGCCCAACTCTTCCGTACCGGAATGTACTTGGACGACTGGGCGGACTTCATCGACGAAGCCGGCGGGCATCGCATCGACCGTGGCCCTCAGGCGCCGGCCGCCCCAACCGTCGTATGCGCCGAGAACATTACCTTCCAGTACCCGAGCGCCGACCGTCCCGCCCTCGACGACGTCTCTTTGGAGGTCCGGCGCGGCGAAGTCATCGCGCTGGTGGGCGAAAACGGCTCCGGCAAGACCACCCTCAGCAAGATCCTTTCGGCTCTGTACCTGCCCGATCAAGGAGCCGTCTCCTGGGACGGAACCGACACCAGGGACCTGGACGCGCACGCCACCTGGGAGCGTGTCGCCGTCGTACCGCAGTCCTACGCGAACTGGCCCCTGTCGGCGCGGGAGAACATCACCCTCGGCCAGGCCACCGAGGAAGGGGACGCCGCGGTGCTCGCTGCGGCGCATGCCGCAGGCGCCGACGAAGTCATCGACGGGTTGCGCAGCGGGCTGAACACCCTGCTGGCCAAGGAATGGTGGGGTGGGCAGGAGCTGTCCGGCGGACAGTGGCAGAGGATCGCGCTCGCCCGCGCCTTCCATCGGCCGGCCGGACTGCTCGTCCTGGACGAACCGACCGCCGCCCTCGACCCAAGGGCCGAGCACCGCATCTTCACCGGGCTGCGTCGGCTTGCCGCCGACCGCGCGGTCGTCCTGGTCACCCACAGACTCACCAACGTGACCATCGCCGACCGCATCGTCGTTCTGGACAAAGGCCGCGTCATCCAGCACGGCACCCCCGAGGAGCTGCTGGCCCAGAAGGAAGGCTTGTTCCGCGAACTGTGGGATCTGCAGAACGAGCGCACCGGGCGCGTACCCGCCCCGACCAACTCCGACCAGCACGTCGAGCCAAATCAGTCTGCCCTGTTCTGA